The DNA window GCCCGCAGGGCTGGGTTTCGAGATCGAATGATTTAAAGCCCTGAAAGGACGGGATAATGACGCCGGGCGGGCACGTTATATCCCGGCCTTTCGGGCCTCTTTGGATCGATGACACCATGACCCAGCCCGATGGGCTGGGCTATAGAATCTCAGCCCCTTGGGCCTGAAAAACTTAGATCCCTTGGGAATCCATCGCGGCCCGTTTCGCCCCCCGGAATCTCACTTTACCTTCGCGTCCAGCCGCTCGCCGACGATCTTCGCGTTCAGCCCCTTGGCTTTCTTCATGATCATGCCGATCAATGCGCCGCGAGCCTGCTGCTTCCCGCCGCGATAGTCCTGCAGGCTCTTGGGGTTCTCGGCGATCAACTCGTCCACCAGGCGGTCGACCTCGCCGGTATCGGTGGACTGAATGAGGCCCAGCGACGCGGCCGCCTGCTCGGCCGAGCGGTCCTGCTCGGCGAGGGATGCGATGATCGTCTTGGCCGTCTCCTTGTTCCCGGCAAGCTTGCCGGCGGCCACAAGACCGGCGATTTCCGCCAGCCGAGTTGGCGCGACGCCGACCGCGGTTGCCGCGGTGCCTCGCTCGTTGGCGATTTCACGGAGCGTTTCCATCAGCGTGCTGGCCCGCCTGGCGTCGGCACCGGCGGCGAGGATCTGCTCGAAGTAGTCGCCAGTCGCCCTGTCGCCGGCCAGGATCGCCGCGTCCTTCGCGTTCAGACCAAGCGCGGACTCATAACGCTTGCGCCGCGCCCGCGGCAACTCGCCGACTTGCGACTTGAGTTCGTTCAGCCATTCATCGGACACTTCGACGGGCATCAGGTCCGGATCGGGGAAGTAGCGGTAGTCGTCGGCGTCTTCCTTGTCGCGCTGCCAGTAGGTCGCGCCGGCGTTTTCGTCCCAGCCGTAGGTGCTCTTTTTGCCCAGCGTTCCGGTGTCTTCCCACGCGTGGATCTGCCGCTGAAGCTCGAACGCCGTCGCTCGCTCGACGACGGAGAAGCTGTTGAGGTTCTTCACCTCGGTGATTGCGGTCTTGTGGACGACGCCCTTGTCGTCCGTGATGTGGACATTGATGTTGGGCTCGAACCGCATGTGCCCCATCTGCATTTGCCCCTCGGAAACGCCGAGGAATTGCACCAGCTTCTGGAGCTCCTGCGCGAAGAGCGCCACCTGCTTTGCGGTCGTGAAGTCGGGCTCGGTGACGATTTCCAGCAGGGGCGTTCCGGCCCGGTTGAGATCGACGATGCTGTGATCGATCCGAAACCCGCCTGGTGCTTCGTGCAGCAGCTTGCCGGCGTCTTCTTCCAGATGTGCCCGGCGGATGCGGATGGGCACGATCTGCCCCGTCTCATCCTCGAGTTCGAACACGCCAGGGCCGCACAACGGCTCATCGTACTGGCTGATCTGGTAGTTCTTGGGCAGGTCGGGGTAGTAGTAGCTCTTGCGGTCCCACTTGGTGTGCTTTGCGATCTGACATCCCAACGCCAGTCCGACCTTGATCGACGATTCGACCGCCGCCTTGTTCATCACTGGCAACACGCCAGGCAAACCGAGAATGACCGGATTGACCAGGCTGTTGGGGTCGGCACCGAAGTGCGTCGCGCCGTTGGGGGCGGCGGTGAACATCTTGGTTTGCGTCGCGAGCTGGACGTGGATTTCCAGGCCGACGAGTACCTTGAACGATTTGCAGACGCGTGCGGACAAGCGGGCACCTCTCCTTGTACGAATCAGACGCCGGTTATAGCGACGGCGGATGTGAAGGGAAACCTGTGTGGGGATGGCATCGCGTGCTCGCTCGAATTGACGACTGTAAAACGAAGAAGGAGGCCACATTGCTGTGGCCTCCTTCTTTTGCTTATGCGTGATCAGCCATGGCCGGGGCCGGGCGTGATTTTGCGTGAGCGTAGGGTGATTTAGAAGCGCTTGCCGCGGCCACCGCCGCCGCCGCCGTAACCACCACCACCGCCGCCGCCGCCGTAGCCACCGCCACCGCTGCGACCGCCGCCACCACCACCGTAGCCGCCGCCACCGCTGCGACCGCCGCCACCACCACCGTAGCCGCCGCCGCCACCGCCACGGGGGCGATCTTCGCGGGGCTTGGCTTCGTTGACGGTGAGGCTGCGGCCGTCATGCTCCTGGCCGTTGAGGGCGGCGATGACCGCCTGGGCCTCTTCGTCCGACGCCATCTGCACAAAGCCGAAGCCCTTGCTGCGGCCGCTATCGCGGTCCTGGATGACTTCGGCGCTGGAGACGGTGCCGTGCTGGCTGCACAGCTGTTCAAGGTCCGAGCTGGTGACGTTATAGCTCAGGTTACCGACGTACAATTTGCTACCCATAATTAAGCTCCTATTGCTTCTTGGGCGCTGGAACCCGCCGTTTGGCTTTCCGGGTTCCCAGGTGAAAGAGGCCGACGTTCCGGCCCAGAAGGTAGGAGAGAGAGAGACAGGCAGTTGCAGGCGGAGGGCCTATGGCAGACCGTCGAAGCTGGCGACTCGTTCGTCAACCGTACCAGAGGACAGTGTAACTGACAGTTGTAAGTCTTGCTAATCGCGCAGCGAAAATAATTTACGGAATTTCGGTCGGTGCCTCCAGGTGCGGCGTCATAGCGTTATTCCGCGCGCCTTTTGCTCTCAAGTTTCTCGCGCCTTGGCGACCGAATCCTCAGTTCTCGTTGCATTCTGCTGCCGTTTCCATCACTCGTGGCAGTTCCAGGCGCACTTCGGCGTCCCTCTGGTTGTATTGCAGTCTGCCACCCATCGCCTCTGCCAGGCGGGCGGTCAAACGCAGCGCGTTCAGCGAAGTCGACTTGTCGTCGCGTACTTCCTTTACGTCGAGTTGGGACATTACCTCCGACACGGCTTTCTGCGGCGGCGTGAATCGCACGTGCAGCGTGGCGGTCGGCGGCGACCGATCGCCCGTGCCCGACACGGTCGCGTCGCCGTCAAGCCCCGGCTCTCTGATCTCGATACCCATTTCCGCGTCGCGCCCCAGATCGATCATGCCGTGCAGCAGCCGCTGCACCGCAAGGTGCAGAAGCACTGGGTCGGCGCGGACGGCCAGGTCCGAAGCCGGCAGATCAGCCAGTGACACATGCCGGCGATGGGCCCTGGCGTTAAGGAATTGCTTCATCACATCGCGAACGATGTCGCAAAGATTCTGCGGCGCGAACTCGGCGGCGGCCTTCTTCGCTAACGATTTGCGGGCCACGCCGACCAGTTCCAGCTGATACAGCGTCCGGTTGACCGACGTGCGGACATGGTCCAGGTCGCCGAGCGTGTCGCCGAACACCTGGGCCAGTTCCGGCCGGGCACCGACCTGCCGCCGTACGTAGTCGACGGTCAGCAGCAGGGCATTAAGTTCCCCCCGAAGGTCGTGGACCACCACCCCCTGGTACTCCAGAAGCAACTCGGCACACGCATTGGCTGGTTCTGAGCTCATGAAAAGTGACTTCGGTTAGGTTCGGACTTCCTGGCATTACCTGTACGTTAAGCACATCAAGTCGATGGTCGGCGGCGAGTCGTCTGGGCATTATTGTGTGCGCAACACCGCTCGGTCGGGCCTGAAGAATTATTCACGCCGGGCTGCCCGGTGACCCTCCCTTGTGTCTGGTCGGCGTTCGCCATAGAATCCCGGATTCGCGCAAGGCGGAGGGTAATCCTTGCACAACGTGACGTCTCCGGCACCGCGTGGATGCCGCAGGCTTGGTTTTCTGGCCACGCTATCAGTCCCGGATGCGGCCGGGCGGTTCTATTTTGTCGTAAGTACGCTCCCGCGTGAGCGTCAAAAATCTCCCCATGGTCGATTACAACCTCATCAACTCCTTCGGAAACCTCGACGACGAGCTCGACTCAGCCGTTGCCACCGTCTACGGCAACAGCGATCTTGACCTCGACAAGCTCGTCAAGGGCGGCGAAGTCCAGGACCTGGTTTCCGGAAACATCATCAAGGGCATCATCAGTGCCCGCGTCAGCGACGACTTCGTCGTTGACCTCGGCCGCAAGTCTGAAGGTATCCTCGAAAAGGGCGAGTTCGACGAGCCCGAAAAAGTGCAGATCGGTGACGAAGTCCAGGTCCTCGTCGAGGACGTGGACGGCGATCATGACCAGGTGCGGATCTCGAAACGCAAAGCGGATCGGATCATCAACTGGGAAGCGATCATGAAGTCCAAGAAGGAGGGGGATCCGGTTCACGGCAAGGTCACCAAGAAGATCAAGGGTGGCTTGCTGGTCGATATCGGCGTGCCCGTCTTCCTTCCGGCCTCGCAGGTGGACATCCGCCGGCCGGGCGAGATCAGCGATTGGATCGGCCGCGACATCGACGCGATGATCCTCAAGATCGACGAAGAACGCCGCAACATCGTCATCAGCCGCCGCAAGATGATCGAAGTGCAGCGTGAAGAGCTGAAGAAGAAGACGCTGGAAGGCCTGAAGATTGGCGACATCGTCAAGGGCACCGTGAAGAACATCGCCGACTTCGGCGCGTTCATCGACCTCGGCGGTATCGACGGCCTGCTGCACATCACCGACATGTCCTGGGGCCGGCTGAACCACCCCAGCGAGATGCTCAAGATCGACCAGGAACTGGAAGTCAAGGTTCTGTCGATCGACATGGGCAAGGAAAAGATCGCCCTCGGCTTGAAGCAGAAGGATGCTTCGCCGTGGGAGAACATCGAGCAGAAGTACCCGGTGGGCTCGGTCCACGACGGCGAAGTCGTCAACATCATGTCGTACGGCGCGTTCGTGAAGCTGGAAGAAGGCGTCGAAGGCCTGGTGCACATCTCCGAGATGAGCTGGACTAAGCGCATCAACCACCCGTCGGAAGTGGTGACCCAGAACATGAAGGCCCAGGTCAAGGTCCTGGAGATCAACAAGGAGAAGCAGGAAATCTCGCTCGGCATGAAGCAGGTCGAGGAGAACCCCTGGGAACGCGTCGCCGAGAAGTACCCGCCCGGATCGGTCATCGCCGGCAAGGTGCGGAACATCGCCAACTACGGCGCGTTCGTCGAGATCGAAGAAGGCATCGACGGCCTGCTGCACGTCAGCGACCTGTCGTGGACGAAGAAGATCGGCCACCCGAGCGAAGTGCTCAAGAAGGGCGAGCAGATCCAGGCCGTCGTTCTCAGCGTGGACCAGGAAAAGCAGCGTATCGCGCTGGGCCTGAAGCAGATGCAGGAAGATCCGTGGCAGACGGTCATCCCGCAGAACTACCGCCCGGGCATGGTCGTGCACGGCCAGGTCACCAAGATCGCCAACTTCGGCGTCTTCGTGGAACTGGAACCGGGCCTGGAAGGCCTGCTGCATATCTCGGAAATCTCGGATGCCAAGATCGAGAAGCCGGAAGATGCGGTCAAGGTCGGCCAGGAGGTCGAAGTCAAGATCCTGCGTGTCGACAGCGACGAGCGCAAGATCGGCCTGTCGCTCAAGCGAGCCGCTTGGGCGCAGGAAGAAGAGAGCGCGAAGAGGACCGCAAGGTCCGCGCCGAGAAGCGCGGCCTCCGCGGCGGTCTGGAAGGCGGCGAGCAGTCCAGCGGCCTGGGCGATCTCAAGATCGGCGGCGCTGCTGCCGAAGGCGAATCGGCCGACGGCGACGAGGCGGCGGAGTAATCCTGCCAAGCCGAGCCGCGACGGAAACGTCGCAGCGATAGCGAGCTAGAAAATGAAGCCGGGAAGGGCATTGCCCTTCCCGGCTTTGTTCTGCGCCAGGAAATCGTCACCTCTTCCATTAATCCCGGGGAGGTTTAGAACGGGGTTGCTTCCAACGAGCTTCCCGGCGCGTGACGTTCTGCTCGTTCTCGTTCAGACTGTCGGTCGCCATGAACGTTCTGACCCAACCGTACATCCGCCAATGTTCGCTTTGGCCCAAGTCGGGTCGGCACATCCTTGCGCAGTTCGATGACCAATCCGTCGTCGTCTATCAGGCGTATCGACCGGCGATCGGTAGTTTCGCGGTCGCCAACGGACACTTCGGCGGCGACGCATTTAGCTTCAGTCGGATGAGTTGGATCAAGCCGAACTTCCTCTGGATGATGTATCGTTCCGGCTGGGGGACCAAGCCGGATCAGGAAGTGACGCTGGGGCTCCGCATTCGCCGTGCGTTCTTTGACACCTTGCTGGCGCAGGCGGTGCCCTCCTCGTGGGATCGGCGGTACTACACGACGCAGGACGAGTGGGCCGGCGCAGTCCGCACCTCGGATGTGCGACTTCAGTGGGATCCGGACCACCATCCATCTGGCGCGGCGTTGGACCGGCGGGCGATTCAAATAGGCCTTCGCGGATCAGCGCTACACGCATTTGCAGGGCCTGGAAATCGGTCGACGGCGACGAACAACTCCGTAGAACTGATAGCCGAAAGCCATAGGGAGCTCTTGGAAGTCATCGATCTGACGGCGTTCGTCGCCGAGCAGCGGCGACGGATCTCAGCAAGTGAAGAACTGGTCACTCCGACGGAACGCGTATACCGACCCGCGGACCCATTGATTGCCGAGAGGCTCGGGTTGGATTCACTTGTTGTGATCTGACCGGCAAGTTAGTCGGTCTGTAAGAAGGGGAAGGCTGTGATGCAGCGATCCCGTCCGCAATGGAATGTGGACGGCTGCACCAAAGCGTTTTCCGTGCGTACGTTGCCAGTGTGGCAGTCGGCAGCTCATCCCTTGGCGATGAGCTTCTTGAGCAACTGGATCTCGCCGCAGTGGCACGCTTCGTCGTGGAGGCCGTGCAGGATGGAATAGCGGAGTGTCCGGTTCCGGTCCGCGTCAATGACCTGATCGAGCCGCTCGGTTCGCATGTCGGAAAGCACCGCTGTCAGGCGGGTCAGTTGCTCCTGCAACGCCGAGACGACCGCCGACAGGGATGGCCAGTTGGTAACGGTCGCCGGCGTTCCACCGGCGGCGAAGATGGGGGACCAGTCGGCGGGGTAGCGGGCCTGTTCGCCGGTCGCCGGGATGACGCCGAGCTTCTCGACCACCCATAACGCATGACCGGCATGCCAGAGGATCGAGTTGTTCAGCGCTGCGTGGCCGGTGAAGCGGGCTTGTTCCTCTGTCACTCCGGTCAGCACGCGAAGGGTCTTTCCGCGGACTTCGTTGGCGAGCATGATCAGGCTGGCATCGTGCATGGCACTCCTTGGTTGGTTGTCCCATCGTAGGGGCCAGACGGTACGACGTCACCGGTCGGCCGTCTAAAGGCGAAGCCTGACCCGCCGAAACGACTCCCTTCCCCAAGCCCGAGTTCACCACAACAGCAGTTGTCCGACCGCCGGGCGCTTGAAGTGATCGATCGACAGCGGCGGCGACTTGCCCAGGCCCGCCTTGCGGTGGCCCAGGAGATAAATCCCTCGCAGTTCGTCCGCCCAGACACCCTGGCCGGTCATGCGGGTGTTGAAGTTGCTGTCGTTGAGTTTTCCGCCGCGCATTTCGCGGACGCGATTGAGGACTTTGTCTTTGCGGTCGGGGAAGTGCTGCTCGAGCCAGTCGGCAAAAAGGTCCTTCACCTGGAACGGCAGACGGAGCGGGACGTATCCGCCGAACCTCGCCCCGGCGTCGGCGGCGGCTTTAAGAATGGCGGGGACTTCATGATCGGTCAGCCCCGGCACCACCGGCGCGGTGATCACCCCGACGGGTACACCCGCCGCCGACAGCTTCGCGATCGCTTCGAGTCGGCGTTTGGGTGATGGCGCTCGGGGCTCCATTTTGCGGCTCAGTTCGATATCGAGCGAGGTCACCGAGATGTAGACGGCGATGAGCTGCTTCTTCGCCATCTCCGACAGGATGTCGATATCCCGCGTGACCAGCGCGCTCTTGGTGACGATGCCGGCTGGGTTGCCGGCTTCGAGCAGGACTTCGAGGCAACCGCGCGTGATCTTGAGTTGCCGCTCGATCGGCTGATAGCAGTCGGTGACGCCACTGATCGCGATGCAGTCGGGTTCGTACTTCGGGTCGGCCAGCGCCTCGCGGAGCAGTTTGGGCGCGTTCGGCTTGACCATAATGCGGGTTTCGAAATCCAGCCCACTCGAGAAGCCGAGGTATTCGTGGGTCGGTCGGGCGTAGCAGTAAATACAGCCGTGCTCGCAGCCGCGGTAGGGATTAATGCTGACGGAAAAACCGATGTCCGGGCTGTCGTTGCGGGCGAGGATGGCTCGGGTGGAATCGACGAGATACTGCGTCGGCACCTTGCCGAGTTCTTCAATCGCCTCGGCATCATGTTCCCAATGCTCCATCTCGCGATCGAATTTGAGCGTCTCAAACCGGTTGAGCGGGTTAGCCTGTGCGGCTCGGCCGGAGATGACGGGAAGCGGGCGGGACATTGGTTGGACTCGTCCGAATCTGCAGGCGTTTCGAGTTCGAGTTTGAGTGAGCCGCGCACGGAGCAAGCGGGCAGGCCCTGTTACGGAAGGCCTCGGGTCACGTCGCTTCCCGCCCACTTTGCAAAGGACTCGCGACGCTCACGCCGCAGCCGATTGTATCCGTACATTATACGAACTATCAAGCGGCCTCTTACCTCCCGGCGTCACCCGGGTTGAGGACTCCGGGCAACTCGCATACGGTTTCCCGGCGAGGACGATCTATGCCCACCCTTCAACTTCCGGCCCAGCCCGTGATCGCGATCGTCGGTGTCGGCGCGGTGGGCGGCTACTACGGCGCAAAGCTCATTCGTGCTGGTCATGATGTCCACCTGCTGCTTCGCAGCGACTACCAA is part of the Humisphaera borealis genome and encodes:
- the gatB gene encoding Asp-tRNA(Asn)/Glu-tRNA(Gln) amidotransferase subunit GatB; the encoded protein is MSARVCKSFKVLVGLEIHVQLATQTKMFTAAPNGATHFGADPNSLVNPVILGLPGVLPVMNKAAVESSIKVGLALGCQIAKHTKWDRKSYYYPDLPKNYQISQYDEPLCGPGVFELEDETGQIVPIRIRRAHLEEDAGKLLHEAPGGFRIDHSIVDLNRAGTPLLEIVTEPDFTTAKQVALFAQELQKLVQFLGVSEGQMQMGHMRFEPNINVHITDDKGVVHKTAITEVKNLNSFSVVERATAFELQRQIHAWEDTGTLGKKSTYGWDENAGATYWQRDKEDADDYRYFPDPDLMPVEVSDEWLNELKSQVGELPRARRKRYESALGLNAKDAAILAGDRATGDYFEQILAAGADARRASTLMETLREIANERGTAATAVGVAPTRLAEIAGLVAAGKLAGNKETAKTIIASLAEQDRSAEQAAASLGLIQSTDTGEVDRLVDELIAENPKSLQDYRGGKQQARGALIGMIMKKAKGLNAKIVGERLDAKVK
- a CDS encoding RNA recognition motif domain-containing protein, with translation MGSKLYVGNLSYNVTSSDLEQLCSQHGTVSSAEVIQDRDSGRSKGFGFVQMASDEEAQAVIAALNGQEHDGRSLTVNEAKPREDRPRGGGGGGYGGGGGGRSGGGGYGGGGGGRSGGGGYGGGGGGGGYGGGGGGRGKRF
- a CDS encoding HAMP domain-containing histidine kinase, encoding MSSEPANACAELLLEYQGVVVHDLRGELNALLLTVDYVRRQVGARPELAQVFGDTLGDLDHVRTSVNRTLYQLELVGVARKSLAKKAAAEFAPQNLCDIVRDVMKQFLNARAHRRHVSLADLPASDLAVRADPVLLHLAVQRLLHGMIDLGRDAEMGIEIREPGLDGDATVSGTGDRSPPTATLHVRFTPPQKAVSEVMSQLDVKEVRDDKSTSLNALRLTARLAEAMGGRLQYNQRDAEVRLELPRVMETAAECNEN
- a CDS encoding 30S ribosomal protein S1, whose translation is MVDYNLINSFGNLDDELDSAVATVYGNSDLDLDKLVKGGEVQDLVSGNIIKGIISARVSDDFVVDLGRKSEGILEKGEFDEPEKVQIGDEVQVLVEDVDGDHDQVRISKRKADRIINWEAIMKSKKEGDPVHGKVTKKIKGGLLVDIGVPVFLPASQVDIRRPGEISDWIGRDIDAMILKIDEERRNIVISRRKMIEVQREELKKKTLEGLKIGDIVKGTVKNIADFGAFIDLGGIDGLLHITDMSWGRLNHPSEMLKIDQELEVKVLSIDMGKEKIALGLKQKDASPWENIEQKYPVGSVHDGEVVNIMSYGAFVKLEEGVEGLVHISEMSWTKRINHPSEVVTQNMKAQVKVLEINKEKQEISLGMKQVEENPWERVAEKYPPGSVIAGKVRNIANYGAFVEIEEGIDGLLHVSDLSWTKKIGHPSEVLKKGEQIQAVVLSVDQEKQRIALGLKQMQEDPWQTVIPQNYRPGMVVHGQVTKIANFGVFVELEPGLEGLLHISEISDAKIEKPEDAVKVGQEVEVKILRVDSDERKIGLSLKRAAWAQEEESAKRTARSAPRSAASAAVWKAASSPAAWAISRSAALLPKANRPTATRRRSNPAKPSRDGNVAAIAS
- a CDS encoding DUF4291 domain-containing protein, which translates into the protein MNVLTQPYIRQCSLWPKSGRHILAQFDDQSVVVYQAYRPAIGSFAVANGHFGGDAFSFSRMSWIKPNFLWMMYRSGWGTKPDQEVTLGLRIRRAFFDTLLAQAVPSSWDRRYYTTQDEWAGAVRTSDVRLQWDPDHHPSGAALDRRAIQIGLRGSALHAFAGPGNRSTATNNSVELIAESHRELLEVIDLTAFVAEQRRRISASEELVTPTERVYRPADPLIAERLGLDSLVVI
- a CDS encoding DinB family protein; this translates as MHDASLIMLANEVRGKTLRVLTGVTEEQARFTGHAALNNSILWHAGHALWVVEKLGVIPATGEQARYPADWSPIFAAGGTPATVTNWPSLSAVVSALQEQLTRLTAVLSDMRTERLDQVIDADRNRTLRYSILHGLHDEACHCGEIQLLKKLIAKG
- a CDS encoding PA0069 family radical SAM protein, whose protein sequence is MSRPLPVISGRAAQANPLNRFETLKFDREMEHWEHDAEAIEELGKVPTQYLVDSTRAILARNDSPDIGFSVSINPYRGCEHGCIYCYARPTHEYLGFSSGLDFETRIMVKPNAPKLLREALADPKYEPDCIAISGVTDCYQPIERQLKITRGCLEVLLEAGNPAGIVTKSALVTRDIDILSEMAKKQLIAVYISVTSLDIELSRKMEPRAPSPKRRLEAIAKLSAAGVPVGVITAPVVPGLTDHEVPAILKAAADAGARFGGYVPLRLPFQVKDLFADWLEQHFPDRKDKVLNRVREMRGGKLNDSNFNTRMTGQGVWADELRGIYLLGHRKAGLGKSPPLSIDHFKRPAVGQLLLW